One part of the Aestuariirhabdus litorea genome encodes these proteins:
- a CDS encoding VOC family protein: protein MFSHIMVGANDIEASKAFYDATLGALGCKPGVMDDKGRCFYFTDSGIFAITKPLNGEPASHGNGSTIGFAAASPEAADAWHAAGVANGGSACEDAPGIREGANGQLYLAYLRDPAGNKLCALYRVA from the coding sequence ATGTTCAGTCACATTATGGTGGGGGCTAACGACATCGAAGCCTCCAAGGCTTTTTACGACGCCACCCTGGGAGCGCTGGGCTGCAAGCCCGGAGTCATGGACGATAAGGGGCGCTGCTTCTACTTTACCGACAGCGGTATCTTTGCGATCACCAAACCCCTCAACGGTGAGCCCGCCAGCCACGGCAACGGCAGCACCATCGGCTTTGCCGCCGCCAGTCCCGAGGCCGCCGACGCCTGGCACGCCGCCGGAGTCGCCAACGGCGGTAGCGCCTGCGAAGACGCCCCCGGTATCCGCGAAGGGGCCAACGGCCAGCTCTACCTCGCCTACCTGCGCGATCCGGCCGGTAACAAGCTCTGCGCCCTCTACCGGGTAGCCTAG
- a CDS encoding AraC family transcriptional regulator, giving the protein MSSVQRTRISILGLKPSLQVMVQRGYDPNRCLAGCGIEPAQLEEPDLQISRQQEFRFYRNLIDLSGDPRIGLLLGEAYPPQRYGLFGYAMLSAVTFGDAMELVDKFGILTFSHFDISIVQRDQLAAMEMRDSIGLDPDLLRLYSDRDVSAAALAVEEILGQRVPAREVYLMHNGGGDETLYRDYFGCPVRFSQKFNAYGFDPTLMARPLPLADRQNSQYFARQCQLLLDRLSSQSRLVDEIRQRVLATPGYFPDAEQMADLLAISPRTLRRRLSAEGSSYQEIIGEIRYELARQYLATSLPVEKIAELLGYSEPGNFTHAFKRWSGQAPSRFQP; this is encoded by the coding sequence ATGAGTTCTGTTCAGCGCACCCGCATCAGCATCCTCGGCCTTAAGCCTTCACTGCAGGTGATGGTGCAGCGCGGCTATGACCCCAACCGGTGCCTGGCGGGCTGCGGCATTGAGCCCGCCCAGCTGGAGGAGCCGGACCTGCAGATCTCGCGGCAGCAGGAGTTTCGTTTCTATCGCAACCTGATCGATCTCAGCGGTGACCCGCGGATCGGCCTGCTACTGGGGGAGGCCTACCCGCCCCAGCGGTACGGCCTGTTCGGCTACGCCATGCTCAGCGCCGTCACCTTCGGCGATGCCATGGAGCTGGTGGACAAGTTTGGGATACTCACCTTCTCCCACTTTGATATCTCCATTGTGCAGCGGGACCAGCTGGCCGCCATGGAGATGCGGGACAGCATCGGCCTGGACCCGGACCTGCTGCGGCTCTACAGCGACCGCGATGTCTCCGCTGCCGCCCTGGCCGTGGAAGAGATTCTCGGCCAGCGGGTACCGGCACGGGAGGTTTACCTGATGCACAACGGCGGCGGCGATGAGACGCTCTACCGCGACTACTTCGGTTGCCCGGTGCGTTTTTCCCAGAAGTTCAATGCGTACGGCTTCGATCCCACCCTCATGGCGCGACCGCTGCCCCTGGCCGACCGCCAGAACTCCCAGTACTTCGCCCGCCAGTGCCAGCTGCTGCTGGACCGCCTCAGCAGCCAGAGCCGCCTCGTCGACGAGATCCGCCAGCGGGTGCTGGCGACCCCCGGTTATTTCCCCGACGCCGAGCAGATGGCCGACCTGCTGGCGATCTCGCCCCGCACCCTGCGCCGGCGATTATCGGCAGAGGGCAGCAGTTACCAGGAGATCATCGGCGAGATCCGTTACGAGCTGGCGCGCCAGTACCTGGCCACCAGCCTGCCGGTGGAGAAGATTGCAGAACTGCTCGGTTACAGCGAGCCGGGCAACTTTACCCACGCCTTCAAGCGCTGGAGCGGGCAGGCACCGAGCCGGTTCCAGCCCTGA
- a CDS encoding VacB/RNase II family 3'-5' exoribonuclease — MLDKSALQQLQQLKNQIHSSKETFDGTVLGSHGRFGFVALDNGERLFLSPEEMARVFPGDRVRVSREPSAKKQDNALLEELLGSELKEFCGLYVIKGDTHFVQPDLAHFSNRLLFIPPKERGELKAGDLVRCRISRHPFKNGKAQAAVVRRIGAPGDIGVEERFILDKYNYQPEWPAAVQAQMESISAERIGELAATRLDLSATPFVTIDSAFTQDMDDALWAEASEEGWNLWVAIADPDALIEPGSPIDKEACQRATSVYLPGFGIPMLPPLLSRELCSLREGVDRLALLCQMQVGRDGAIRGHRFESVRVRSHAKLSYERVSELFSEGNESGLAEEVVASLNALREVTGALNQHRRQHAVLFEDKPDYHLQLDEEKRCIAIRRVERSLAHQLVEEAMVAANRCAAAFIAEAGVDGIFVAHPGFRADRHEVLQQLLAQALPEPGAIDLGAPDAFKTLVAAVPLNGTPLRALVTRMLERSVLVRREAPHAGMGLERYTTFTSPIRKYNDLVVHRQIKALLAGEQAAELSDERLQAWQQQHLRARNASNELEHWYMCLFMSQQAADSEYEATVVQAHSGGLNLRLEAFGVEGQVDLRKAKQKYSFDPVLQVLRGGQQRYQAGDRLRVRVKRCALEECKLYFEPVAGAVAPSVGQ, encoded by the coding sequence ATGCTCGATAAAAGCGCCCTGCAACAGCTGCAGCAGCTAAAAAACCAGATTCACTCCAGCAAGGAGACCTTCGACGGCACCGTGCTCGGTAGCCACGGGCGCTTCGGCTTTGTGGCCCTCGACAATGGCGAACGCCTGTTTCTCTCACCGGAGGAGATGGCGCGGGTATTCCCCGGCGACCGGGTGCGGGTCAGCCGCGAACCCTCCGCGAAAAAGCAGGACAACGCCCTGCTGGAGGAGCTGCTGGGCTCCGAGCTCAAGGAGTTCTGCGGACTTTATGTGATCAAGGGGGATACCCACTTTGTGCAGCCCGACCTGGCCCACTTCAGCAATCGGCTGCTCTTTATCCCCCCCAAGGAGCGGGGAGAGCTGAAGGCCGGTGACCTGGTGCGCTGTCGCATCTCCCGCCACCCCTTCAAGAACGGCAAGGCCCAGGCCGCAGTGGTACGGCGCATCGGTGCGCCCGGCGACATCGGGGTGGAGGAGCGCTTTATCCTCGACAAGTATAACTACCAGCCCGAGTGGCCCGCGGCGGTGCAGGCGCAGATGGAATCGATCAGCGCCGAGCGCATCGGCGAGCTGGCGGCGACCCGCCTGGACCTGAGCGCCACCCCCTTCGTCACCATCGACTCCGCTTTTACCCAGGATATGGACGATGCCCTCTGGGCCGAGGCCAGCGAGGAGGGGTGGAACCTGTGGGTGGCGATCGCCGACCCCGATGCATTGATCGAGCCCGGCTCGCCCATCGATAAAGAGGCCTGCCAGCGGGCCACCTCGGTCTACCTGCCGGGGTTTGGTATCCCCATGTTGCCGCCCTTGCTGTCGCGGGAGCTGTGCTCCCTGCGTGAAGGGGTGGACCGCCTCGCGCTGCTGTGCCAGATGCAGGTGGGCCGCGACGGTGCGATCCGGGGTCACCGCTTCGAATCGGTGCGGGTACGCTCCCACGCCAAACTCAGCTATGAGCGGGTCAGCGAGCTGTTCAGCGAGGGCAACGAGTCGGGGCTGGCTGAGGAGGTAGTGGCCTCCCTGAACGCCTTGCGCGAGGTGACCGGGGCACTTAACCAGCACCGGCGGCAGCACGCGGTGCTGTTTGAGGATAAGCCCGACTACCACCTGCAGCTCGATGAGGAGAAGCGTTGCATCGCCATTCGCCGGGTCGAGCGCAGCCTCGCCCACCAGCTGGTGGAGGAGGCGATGGTGGCCGCCAACCGCTGTGCGGCGGCTTTTATCGCCGAAGCCGGGGTCGATGGTATCTTTGTGGCCCATCCCGGTTTTCGCGCCGACCGTCACGAGGTGTTGCAGCAGCTGCTGGCCCAGGCCCTGCCAGAGCCGGGGGCGATCGACCTCGGTGCGCCCGACGCCTTCAAGACCCTGGTGGCCGCCGTGCCGCTCAACGGCACACCGTTGCGCGCGCTGGTGACCCGCATGCTCGAACGCTCGGTTCTGGTGCGGCGCGAGGCGCCCCACGCCGGCATGGGGCTCGAGCGTTACACCACCTTCACCTCACCGATCCGTAAGTACAACGACCTGGTGGTACACCGCCAGATCAAGGCGTTACTGGCCGGCGAGCAGGCCGCGGAGCTGAGCGACGAGCGCCTGCAGGCCTGGCAGCAGCAGCACCTGCGGGCTCGCAACGCCAGCAATGAGCTGGAGCACTGGTACATGTGCCTGTTCATGAGCCAGCAGGCGGCGGACAGCGAGTATGAGGCGACGGTGGTGCAGGCCCACTCCGGCGGCCTCAACCTGCGACTGGAAGCGTTCGGCGTCGAGGGGCAGGTGGACCTGCGCAAGGCCAAGCAGAAGTACAGTTTTGACCCGGTGCTGCAGGTGCTGAGGGGCGGCCAGCAGCGCTATCAGGCCGGTGACCGGCTGCGGGTGCGGGTCAAGCGCTGTGCGCTGGAGGAGTGCAAGCTCTATTTCGAGCCGGTGGCGGGGGCGGTAGCCCCGTCAGTAGGCCAGTAG